A single genomic interval of Salinarchaeum sp. IM2453 harbors:
- a CDS encoding TIGR00341 family protein produces the protein MRLVQLTVSSEEETTVHRVLKNYNADYIETDETSDRNYSAVIYVPLPKNAVEPLLEELRNAGISQDGITVIVEASTIESNKFNELQEKYAENKSEERIAREELQSTAQDLLSSRGHYYTLTVISTVVATAGLLLNSPAIVIGAMVIAPLVGPALAASTGVVTNNDELRSQGVLRQIYGAAGAVLAATVFAASIQILNVVPPGIDILGLEQVRGRFAPDFLALIVAIGAGIAGALSLSAGVSAALVGVMIAAALIPPAAVVGIGLAWSEFTLVAGAGILLGVNILSINLSALMVLWYQGYRPEHWFEQSDARSMMRVRVAALVIGILVLSVFLVGVTFMTNQAAAHEQTIQTEVDNIVDDHSDLTLIDTEVETNDHPLRSSIDQVTVTVGREGGTDLPPLADQIKDRINETVGESVAIDVRFIEQQRR, from the coding sequence GTGCGGCTTGTTCAACTCACGGTTTCATCTGAAGAAGAGACCACGGTTCACCGAGTACTCAAAAATTACAATGCCGACTATATCGAAACGGATGAGACAAGTGACCGAAACTACTCGGCCGTAATCTACGTACCACTTCCGAAAAATGCCGTTGAGCCACTGCTAGAAGAGTTACGGAACGCCGGTATCAGCCAAGATGGGATTACAGTTATTGTTGAAGCTAGTACAATTGAGTCGAACAAATTCAACGAATTACAGGAAAAATATGCTGAGAATAAAAGTGAGGAGCGAATTGCAAGGGAAGAACTGCAGTCCACGGCCCAAGACCTCCTTTCATCGCGAGGACATTACTATACCCTCACTGTCATTAGCACTGTTGTAGCAACTGCTGGACTTTTGCTCAACTCCCCAGCAATTGTTATTGGGGCAATGGTCATTGCGCCACTAGTCGGGCCTGCCTTGGCGGCAAGTACCGGTGTTGTGACAAACAACGATGAGCTGCGATCGCAGGGGGTACTTCGACAGATCTACGGGGCGGCTGGAGCCGTGTTGGCGGCCACCGTTTTTGCAGCTTCAATTCAAATTCTAAATGTTGTTCCTCCTGGAATTGACATACTCGGTCTTGAACAAGTTCGGGGACGATTTGCTCCTGACTTTCTGGCATTGATTGTTGCAATCGGGGCAGGTATCGCAGGAGCGTTGAGCTTATCCGCCGGTGTTTCGGCAGCACTTGTTGGTGTGATGATTGCGGCAGCATTAATCCCGCCAGCCGCAGTTGTTGGGATTGGACTAGCTTGGAGTGAATTCACACTTGTTGCTGGAGCTGGAATCCTGCTGGGTGTTAATATCCTCTCAATCAACTTGTCTGCATTAATGGTGCTATGGTATCAGGGATACCGACCTGAACACTGGTTTGAACAGTCTGATGCTCGTAGTATGATGCGCGTCCGCGTTGCAGCACTCGTTATCGGCATATTAGTGCTTTCTGTCTTCCTCGTTGGTGTTACATTTATGACAAACCAAGCAGCAGCACATGAGCAGACAATTCAAACAGAGGTGGATAATATCGTTGATGATCACTCTGATCTGACTTTGATTGATACTGAGGTGGAGACAAATGACCATCCGTTACGAAGCTCAATTGATCAAGTGACGGTAACTGTCGGAAGAGAAGGGGGCACGGATCTGCCACCTTTAGCTGATCAAATCAAAGATCGCATTAACGAAACCGTTGGCGAGAGCGTTGCCATCGATGTTAGATTTATTGAACAACAAAGACGATAG
- a CDS encoding nitrate/nitrite transporter, with amino-acid sequence MTSTTDQSNTTLNGTPRQGLLTATFGFFIGFAGIVVYGPAADQFEQAMGLSGILLGILVAAPNLVGSLIRIPFGAWTDDVGARKPFLILFGLSIIGMAGLSAILVLFYPSGLSMELYPLIFLFGALSGCGIGAFSVGNAQTSYWYPADKQGTALAIYAGIGNTSPGVFTILIPVVIATIGLTQTYLLWLVLLILGTIIYAIYAVDPYYFQLRKLGVDPDRAERKAREHGQELFPSGDTFKSVKQAATIPRSWALVAMYFSSFGGFLALTVWFPTYWTSYHGISSSVAGALTAIGFIVLGAIIRIPGGILSDRIGGERTAILSFSIIATASLILMLSQTSVLAAIGLDTSLLGVSPWTITAVIGMVVLAAGIGVASAAVFQLLPQYVPDAVGGASGLVGGVGAFGGFVAPPLLGIFVDLYGPTGYALGFILFLLLALVGLLLSVSLYVIDS; translated from the coding sequence ATGACATCTACAACAGATCAATCGAATACTACACTTAACGGGACCCCTCGCCAAGGACTTCTCACGGCAACGTTTGGGTTCTTTATTGGTTTTGCAGGTATCGTCGTATATGGCCCGGCCGCTGATCAGTTCGAGCAAGCGATGGGACTGTCTGGAATCTTACTCGGAATTTTAGTCGCCGCTCCGAATCTTGTTGGTTCTTTGATCCGGATTCCGTTTGGGGCGTGGACCGACGATGTTGGAGCAAGAAAGCCTTTTCTGATCCTTTTCGGGCTATCGATCATCGGTATGGCTGGTCTCTCAGCTATCCTCGTATTGTTCTATCCCAGTGGCCTTTCAATGGAGCTGTATCCACTGATCTTTCTCTTTGGCGCATTGAGCGGCTGTGGAATTGGTGCTTTCTCTGTTGGTAATGCGCAGACATCATACTGGTACCCAGCAGATAAGCAGGGAACAGCACTTGCCATCTACGCTGGAATCGGAAACACCTCACCAGGTGTGTTTACGATTCTTATTCCTGTCGTTATCGCAACAATTGGACTTACACAGACCTACCTTCTCTGGCTTGTGCTACTTATACTTGGGACAATCATCTACGCTATCTACGCTGTAGACCCGTACTATTTCCAACTTCGAAAGCTCGGTGTCGATCCAGACCGAGCGGAGCGCAAAGCCCGTGAACATGGCCAGGAACTGTTTCCAAGCGGAGACACATTTAAATCTGTCAAGCAGGCTGCCACAATTCCGAGATCGTGGGCACTTGTGGCAATGTACTTCTCATCGTTTGGTGGATTCCTTGCGTTGACCGTTTGGTTCCCGACATACTGGACATCATATCACGGGATAAGTTCCAGTGTTGCCGGTGCTCTGACTGCAATTGGCTTCATTGTCCTTGGAGCGATAATCCGTATTCCGGGCGGTATACTGAGCGATCGAATTGGAGGCGAACGAACCGCTATTCTTAGCTTCAGTATTATTGCTACTGCTTCGCTAATATTGATGCTCAGTCAAACATCAGTCCTTGCAGCCATTGGACTTGACACCTCTTTGCTCGGTGTCTCCCCCTGGACGATAACAGCAGTTATTGGAATGGTTGTTCTTGCAGCGGGCATTGGCGTGGCCAGTGCAGCCGTGTTTCAACTCCTCCCACAGTATGTCCCTGATGCCGTTGGTGGTGCATCAGGACTTGTGGGAGGAGTTGGAGCCTTCGGAGGGTTTGTTGCCCCGCCATTGCTCGGAATATTTGTTGACCTCTATGGGCCAACCGGGTATGCGCTTGGTTTCATCCTGTTTTTGCTTTTGGCCCTTGTTGGATTGCTTTTGTCTGTCAGTCTATATGTAATCGATAGCTAA
- a CDS encoding Lrp/AsnC family transcriptional regulator, whose product MKDPDLDDVDRTILHALQEDARNITSDEIAERAGVAGSTVRKRIKRLESEGIIQGYSANINYDESGYPIRMLLYCTAPIPKRGDLVSDILDIPAVVSVQELVTGEENILVTAVGETDSDITPVAQELLDMGLTVVDEVLVRRRRSTPFDEFDVE is encoded by the coding sequence ATGAAAGATCCGGATCTCGATGATGTTGACCGCACTATTCTCCACGCGCTGCAAGAAGACGCCCGGAACATTACATCCGACGAAATTGCCGAGCGAGCCGGCGTCGCGGGAAGTACCGTTCGAAAGCGAATTAAGCGACTTGAATCTGAAGGCATAATTCAAGGATACAGTGCAAATATCAACTACGACGAATCAGGATACCCTATTCGAATGCTTCTGTACTGCACCGCTCCAATACCAAAACGAGGGGATCTCGTTTCTGATATCCTTGATATCCCTGCTGTTGTTTCCGTTCAAGAACTCGTCACAGGTGAGGAAAATATATTAGTCACTGCTGTCGGTGAGACAGATAGCGACATTACTCCAGTTGCACAGGAACTTCTTGATATGGGTCTTACCGTTGTTGATGAAGTTCTTGTCCGCCGCCGAAGATCAACACCGTTTGATGAATTCGACGTTGAGTGA
- a CDS encoding amidase, whose product MDQKKITGLTLREITKRAKSGSIAPEAIVQTYLEKIDQQEPDINAFITVTGDLAKEQAVRLEAYSEDQRSQNPLYAAPIAIKDLRQGKEGVRHTMGSKLIDELGYTSPETSPVVQRLEEAGAVIIGKTNTPEFGHKGMTDNNLIGPTASPVDQSLNAGGSSGGSAAAVGAGMAAAAIGSDAGGSIRIPATLCGVFGLKPSYGLVPVKSRPNAFGKKMHHSVTGPITRTAEDAALVMDVITGMHPRDPASVPVDISFLDAIEAGTSKLQVAYSPNLDVFEVDSEIQDVIESQIERLESGETHVDTVALDHGRDMQELTAVVEETFSVSLERAAETLRQSFNIDIRDYPDKVDDTLVSFIEKADSVTTKDIATSGIVRTELFDAVEDVFVDYDILLTPTLGNVDADINPSAATEWERVLTWPFNWTGHPAASVPVGTTEDGLPVGLQVIGPRYQDDLVLVASKIVEENRSQ is encoded by the coding sequence ATGGACCAAAAGAAGATCACAGGACTCACTTTGAGGGAGATAACAAAGCGTGCCAAATCAGGTTCGATTGCACCAGAAGCAATTGTACAAACATATCTTGAGAAGATTGATCAGCAGGAGCCAGATATTAACGCGTTTATTACAGTAACTGGGGATCTTGCGAAAGAACAAGCCGTCAGGCTTGAGGCGTATTCTGAGGATCAGCGTTCACAGAATCCGCTCTACGCAGCTCCGATCGCAATTAAGGACCTACGACAGGGGAAGGAAGGTGTCCGACATACAATGGGGTCGAAGCTCATTGACGAGCTGGGATACACATCTCCAGAAACATCTCCGGTTGTACAACGACTTGAGGAGGCAGGAGCAGTTATCATCGGGAAAACAAACACACCAGAGTTTGGACACAAAGGAATGACTGATAACAATCTTATCGGACCAACTGCATCTCCAGTTGATCAGTCGTTGAATGCTGGAGGATCATCTGGTGGAAGTGCCGCTGCAGTTGGAGCGGGGATGGCAGCAGCTGCGATTGGAAGCGACGCTGGAGGCTCGATACGGATTCCAGCTACATTATGTGGAGTATTTGGCTTAAAGCCATCATATGGACTTGTGCCGGTTAAGTCACGACCAAATGCCTTCGGGAAGAAAATGCATCACTCAGTTACAGGACCAATCACAAGAACGGCTGAGGATGCTGCCTTAGTCATGGACGTAATTACAGGTATGCATCCGCGTGATCCTGCAAGTGTGCCTGTCGATATTTCGTTTCTCGATGCAATAGAAGCGGGGACATCTAAGTTACAAGTAGCATACAGTCCAAATCTAGATGTGTTTGAGGTCGACTCAGAGATTCAAGACGTTATAGAGAGCCAGATAGAACGACTTGAATCTGGAGAGACTCATGTCGATACCGTAGCGCTTGATCATGGGAGGGACATGCAGGAGCTCACCGCGGTCGTTGAAGAAACATTTAGTGTTAGCCTTGAGCGAGCGGCAGAGACGCTTCGACAGTCGTTTAATATTGACATTCGGGACTATCCAGACAAAGTTGATGACACTTTGGTTAGTTTCATAGAAAAAGCAGACTCTGTTACGACAAAAGACATTGCAACATCCGGAATTGTCCGGACAGAACTATTTGACGCAGTGGAAGATGTCTTCGTAGATTATGACATCCTCTTGACCCCGACATTGGGGAATGTTGATGCAGATATTAACCCAAGCGCTGCGACAGAGTGGGAAAGGGTACTTACGTGGCCATTTAACTGGACAGGGCATCCGGCTGCATCAGTTCCGGTTGGTACAACAGAAGACGGGCTTCCAGTGGGACTGCAGGTTATCGGCCCACGGTATCAGGACGATTTGGTATTAGTAGCCAGTAAGATAGTCGAAGAAAACAGAAGCCAGTAA
- a CDS encoding RND family transporter, translated as MSDLPNRIADFITAHSKILIVVLLLTTAGFAVGVPMVEQDSEVEQFESESEATEAQDYINENFGVEMDDDEDEFQQSAVQAAYRADEGENALSQDALVATLEFQKELLESESVGETLDRRSPFQSVAGLIDVEGEGQLNQPPQTIENKTSQIENRIEYIEEDLSEEELEEKLQTLSNDRDPRYLSLLPEAYEPGSVEAEAQLVVIAQSTGSPSFGNVQEFSTVTDAQLDIRDIANDREETYALFGPGILADEIERSLGDSFIIVGPLALLFVVVALSVAYRDIVDILLGMFGVVAVLIWMFGFMGFADIPFNQLLISVPVLLIGLSIDYAIHVFMRHREKRGESDADVRRSMTLALAGVGVALVWVTVTAAIGFLANLASPIGPLQDFGIVATFGVVSALLVFGILTPALKIEIDGLLERFGFNREKRAFGTGGSIFSGMLSVGARLARRVPFTVVIIALLITAGGVYGATQVDTSFQEEDFLADSPPEWTQNLPEPFAPGTYQAKADLSYIQETFLTEGSDIDFLIQGETTANETLQWISEGQESLNEQETVIIEPATGEADITSPLTVMQQTRADGENEAFNDLYNESTDNDIPVRNIEELYGLLLDDPETAASGADVIYRTEEGEYEALRMTVEVEGDADIGEVTEEMRGVASELEEISDGNLQIQATGEPIIFSDVEADLLSTVLQGLVLTLIAVFVFMIVGYYFAGNTASLGVITLLPVVLSVMWILGSMWVLDIPFNVLTGTITSLTIGLGIAYSIHISARYQLELERQDTVWDALYTTVTGTGGALVGSAATTVGAFGTLSFAIFPVLRQFGIITGLTIIYAFLASVLVLPSLLVLWTRYIGSPPGGSPSEDEPPSNGSSANAPTQKDKQKAHHQIRNKTAQKEQQQRDSSIVEPANDGINSQQKTSEESPGEKLRQQQQADVVIIKEPDPSDKERKLETIVPPPDSDDETDDIHNPVYQDVTIVKDKDE; from the coding sequence ATGAGTGACTTGCCTAATCGGATTGCGGACTTTATTACGGCACACAGTAAGATCCTCATTGTTGTATTACTGCTAACTACTGCTGGATTTGCTGTTGGGGTGCCGATGGTTGAGCAGGATTCGGAAGTTGAACAGTTCGAGTCCGAATCAGAAGCAACAGAAGCACAAGATTACATTAATGAGAATTTCGGGGTAGAGATGGACGATGATGAGGATGAATTCCAACAATCAGCTGTCCAAGCGGCGTATCGTGCTGATGAAGGGGAAAATGCTCTCTCACAAGATGCGCTGGTTGCAACGTTAGAATTCCAAAAAGAACTGCTTGAATCAGAATCGGTAGGTGAAACACTTGATCGCAGGTCGCCGTTCCAAAGTGTAGCCGGATTAATAGACGTTGAAGGAGAAGGGCAACTAAATCAGCCGCCTCAAACGATAGAGAACAAAACAAGCCAGATTGAAAATCGAATTGAATATATTGAGGAAGATCTTTCAGAAGAAGAGCTTGAGGAAAAATTACAAACGTTAAGTAACGATCGAGATCCTCGCTATCTTTCATTGCTACCAGAAGCATATGAGCCTGGTTCAGTAGAAGCAGAAGCGCAATTAGTCGTTATCGCGCAAAGCACTGGTAGCCCGTCGTTCGGTAATGTACAGGAATTTAGCACAGTGACAGATGCGCAGTTGGATATTCGTGACATTGCAAATGACCGTGAAGAGACATATGCATTATTCGGACCGGGTATTCTTGCCGACGAAATTGAACGATCATTAGGAGATAGCTTCATTATTGTCGGGCCGTTGGCGCTTTTATTTGTTGTTGTTGCATTATCAGTTGCCTACCGCGATATCGTTGATATCTTGCTTGGGATGTTTGGGGTTGTTGCTGTTTTGATCTGGATGTTCGGATTCATGGGATTTGCAGATATCCCATTCAATCAGTTGCTCATCTCAGTTCCAGTATTACTGATCGGGCTCTCAATTGATTATGCAATACACGTGTTTATGCGGCATCGTGAGAAACGGGGTGAGTCAGATGCTGATGTCCGCCGATCGATGACACTTGCGCTTGCCGGGGTTGGGGTCGCACTTGTGTGGGTAACCGTAACCGCTGCGATTGGATTCCTTGCAAATCTGGCCAGTCCAATTGGTCCACTGCAAGATTTCGGTATTGTTGCAACGTTTGGAGTCGTTTCAGCACTGTTGGTATTCGGTATACTCACGCCAGCACTTAAGATTGAGATTGATGGGCTACTGGAGCGATTTGGCTTCAACAGAGAGAAACGGGCATTCGGGACAGGTGGATCAATCTTCTCTGGCATGCTTTCGGTAGGGGCTCGCTTAGCCCGGCGAGTTCCATTTACTGTTGTCATTATTGCACTGTTAATTACTGCCGGAGGAGTATACGGAGCTACGCAAGTAGATACAAGCTTCCAAGAAGAGGACTTCTTAGCAGATAGTCCTCCAGAATGGACACAAAACCTCCCCGAGCCATTTGCTCCGGGTACATATCAGGCCAAAGCTGATCTTTCCTATATCCAAGAGACATTCCTAACCGAAGGAAGTGACATAGACTTTCTAATACAGGGTGAAACAACGGCAAATGAGACATTACAATGGATCTCTGAGGGACAGGAGTCCCTCAACGAACAAGAGACGGTAATTATTGAGCCAGCAACTGGAGAAGCAGATATTACCTCTCCTCTAACGGTTATGCAGCAGACTAGAGCCGATGGTGAGAATGAGGCGTTCAATGATCTATACAACGAGTCTACAGATAATGACATCCCAGTCAGGAATATCGAAGAACTGTATGGACTGTTGCTTGATGATCCGGAAACCGCAGCCTCTGGAGCTGATGTTATCTATCGCACAGAAGAAGGAGAATATGAAGCATTACGGATGACAGTTGAAGTAGAAGGCGATGCAGATATCGGCGAGGTAACTGAGGAGATGAGAGGAGTGGCAAGCGAACTCGAAGAGATTAGCGATGGGAACTTACAGATTCAAGCTACTGGCGAACCAATTATTTTCTCAGATGTTGAAGCAGATCTTCTAAGTACGGTCCTACAGGGACTAGTACTCACGCTTATTGCTGTGTTTGTATTCATGATTGTTGGGTACTACTTCGCTGGTAATACAGCATCACTTGGAGTTATCACATTACTCCCTGTAGTGCTGTCAGTAATGTGGATCCTCGGGTCAATGTGGGTTCTCGATATCCCATTTAACGTGCTAACAGGAACAATTACGTCACTCACAATTGGACTGGGAATCGCATACAGTATCCACATTAGTGCTCGCTATCAGCTTGAGCTAGAGCGCCAAGACACAGTCTGGGATGCATTATATACCACAGTTACCGGTACAGGGGGAGCACTGGTTGGAAGTGCTGCAACAACAGTAGGAGCATTTGGAACACTCTCATTCGCCATCTTCCCAGTGCTACGACAGTTTGGTATTATTACTGGGTTAACAATCATATACGCGTTCTTAGCAAGTGTGTTGGTTCTTCCGTCGCTGCTAGTACTGTGGACAAGATACATTGGATCACCTCCCGGAGGATCCCCATCAGAGGATGAGCCTCCAAGTAATGGTTCCTCTGCGAATGCACCGACACAGAAAGACAAGCAGAAGGCTCATCACCAGATAAGAAATAAAACGGCGCAAAAAGAACAACAGCAGAGAGACAGTTCCATAGTTGAGCCAGCAAACGACGGAATAAACAGCCAGCAAAAAACCTCGGAAGAATCTCCAGGAGAGAAGCTTCGTCAGCAACAGCAAGCTGATGTAGTTATTATTAAGGAACCTGATCCTAGTGATAAAGAAAGAAAATTAGAAACAATTGTTCCTCCCCCAGACAGTGATGATGAAACAGACGACATACATAATCCCGTATATCAGGATGTGACGATTGTTAAAGACAAAGATGAATAA
- a CDS encoding ArsA-related P-loop ATPase encodes MCDHCGNHQEPTHDHNQDYDHEHGHTHVNKEINNKRPTKPIAKLNDQTLRVAVTGKGGVGKSTLSGALARRLSTYQEVIAVDADPDRNLSTTIGCESPIPITDRETLIQQRAGRNGLVRMNPEIDDVFSDCSSSFGENGKLVTIGTPETANTGCLCPEQNFVRSFVSSALESDVAILDMEAGVEHLSRGTAKSVDSIIIVVGPSQTAIETVETIKLMADDLGIDSVYVVLNKIRDGQYEQIAGQIDIPVIETIPYEDEIMDAALNGRPPIQASVRLEEAADRIIDVLTSSEI; translated from the coding sequence ATGTGCGATCACTGTGGTAATCATCAAGAACCCACGCATGATCATAATCAAGACTATGATCATGAACACGGCCATACTCATGTCAACAAGGAAATTAACAATAAGCGTCCTACGAAACCTATAGCTAAGTTAAATGATCAGACGCTACGAGTTGCCGTTACCGGAAAAGGAGGCGTTGGAAAATCAACACTATCTGGAGCACTTGCCCGACGATTATCCACATATCAAGAAGTCATTGCTGTAGACGCCGATCCAGATAGAAATTTATCAACGACAATCGGTTGTGAGTCACCGATACCAATCACAGATCGTGAGACATTAATTCAACAACGTGCCGGTAGGAACGGGCTAGTGAGGATGAATCCGGAGATCGACGATGTATTCTCAGACTGTTCATCCTCATTTGGCGAGAACGGAAAACTGGTTACAATTGGAACTCCGGAAACAGCGAATACGGGATGCCTTTGTCCGGAGCAAAACTTCGTGCGTTCATTCGTCAGCTCAGCCCTTGAGTCCGATGTAGCTATCCTCGATATGGAAGCTGGTGTTGAACATCTGAGTAGAGGCACTGCCAAAAGTGTTGATTCAATAATAATTGTTGTCGGGCCGTCACAAACAGCCATCGAAACGGTCGAGACAATCAAGTTGATGGCTGACGATTTGGGTATAGATTCAGTGTACGTGGTTCTAAACAAAATACGGGATGGTCAGTACGAACAGATTGCAGGGCAGATCGACATTCCAGTCATTGAAACAATTCCGTACGAGGATGAGATTATGGATGCCGCACTCAACGGAAGACCACCAATACAGGCGAGCGTTCGTCTAGAAGAAGCTGCAGACCGTATTATCGATGTATTGACATCATCAGAAATTTAG
- the cooS gene encoding anaerobic carbon-monoxide dehydrogenase catalytic subunit, with the protein MSYSGDEDQSLPYDRLEESRPQCPFGTGGGCCRICHMGPCRVTDEKQGMDRGVCGAGPGTVVARNLYRQVAAGAASHADHAREVAEVLREVVNKDNTTYKIRDEQKLRTIAKDLGINAEGDIDTIGKAVADAALNDFEEGNEGTLNWLQRMPKEQRQYLTEKDIQPTASADMEVARAMHRTTQGNDADSRHLLQGTLEAGLADGYAGLTMGTDLQDILFGTPMPTTTEANLGVLNPDQVNIAVHGHSPVLSEMVVKHAQQMEQEAKKVGADGINIVGICCTGNELAQRDDIPLAAHSTQAEMAVTTGSVDAMVVDVQCIWPGLDDLIECHHTKLITTTDFVQLPEAEHVSFNPETADADAQEIIKRGIDAYQDRVERPGYTTDVPDQTQQAVVGVSDKFVFETLANANPEDPTQPLVEAIKSGQLRGIVGIVGCPNPKLRTADMTENLIDELLAEDILPVVTGCIGHIAAQEGYLDPKNTDKMAGDGLATVLDNLEEAAGAELPPVWHMGSCVDNSRIGNVLRTLSEETGTPTRQLPVVASAPELIAEKAVSIGTWALALGLPLHVAPELPVNHSDEVTKILTEELKEITGGYLIQESDPDAAANEIISAIDQRREVLFASPARGD; encoded by the coding sequence ATGTCCTATTCTGGGGATGAAGATCAGTCGTTACCGTACGATCGTTTAGAAGAGTCCAGACCACAGTGCCCCTTCGGAACAGGGGGAGGGTGCTGCCGAATCTGCCACATGGGGCCATGCCGGGTAACTGATGAAAAGCAGGGGATGGACCGAGGTGTATGTGGTGCCGGGCCTGGAACGGTTGTCGCTCGAAATCTATACCGACAAGTTGCGGCCGGTGCTGCCAGCCATGCTGATCACGCTCGAGAGGTTGCAGAGGTGCTGAGAGAGGTTGTCAATAAAGATAACACTACATACAAAATTCGTGATGAGCAGAAGCTACGTACCATTGCTAAGGATTTAGGGATTAATGCAGAAGGAGACATTGATACAATTGGAAAGGCAGTTGCTGATGCCGCCCTCAATGATTTTGAAGAAGGCAATGAAGGAACGTTAAATTGGCTTCAACGAATGCCGAAAGAACAGCGCCAGTACCTTACGGAAAAAGATATTCAGCCGACTGCGAGCGCAGATATGGAAGTCGCCCGTGCAATGCATCGGACAACACAGGGGAACGATGCAGACTCAAGGCATCTCCTTCAGGGGACTCTTGAGGCGGGATTAGCTGATGGATATGCTGGATTGACGATGGGCACTGATCTACAAGACATACTCTTTGGCACTCCGATGCCAACAACAACCGAGGCTAACCTCGGTGTATTGAATCCAGATCAAGTGAATATTGCCGTACATGGTCACTCACCTGTTCTTAGTGAAATGGTGGTAAAGCACGCACAACAAATGGAACAAGAAGCAAAGAAAGTAGGGGCTGATGGAATCAACATTGTTGGAATTTGCTGTACAGGTAATGAACTTGCCCAGCGAGATGATATCCCACTTGCAGCACACAGCACACAAGCTGAGATGGCAGTTACAACGGGGTCAGTTGATGCAATGGTCGTTGATGTCCAATGTATTTGGCCCGGCTTAGATGACCTGATTGAGTGTCACCACACAAAGTTGATCACGACAACAGACTTCGTTCAGCTTCCAGAGGCTGAACACGTTAGCTTCAATCCAGAAACAGCTGATGCAGATGCACAGGAGATAATTAAGCGGGGGATCGACGCCTATCAGGACCGAGTTGAGAGACCGGGCTATACAACGGACGTACCAGATCAAACGCAGCAAGCTGTCGTAGGCGTTTCAGATAAATTTGTTTTTGAAACGCTAGCTAACGCAAACCCTGAGGACCCAACACAGCCATTAGTGGAAGCAATTAAATCCGGGCAGTTACGAGGGATTGTGGGGATTGTGGGGTGTCCCAATCCAAAGTTACGAACAGCTGACATGACTGAGAATTTGATCGATGAATTGCTTGCAGAAGACATTTTACCAGTCGTAACAGGATGCATTGGACATATCGCCGCACAAGAGGGATATCTTGACCCCAAAAATACGGATAAGATGGCCGGAGATGGCTTAGCAACAGTTCTTGACAATCTTGAGGAAGCGGCCGGAGCAGAGCTACCGCCAGTTTGGCATATGGGTTCATGTGTTGATAACTCAAGAATTGGAAATGTGCTGCGCACACTTTCTGAAGAAACAGGTACTCCGACGCGACAGTTACCGGTGGTTGCAAGTGCACCAGAACTGATCGCTGAAAAGGCCGTTAGTATCGGTACGTGGGCATTAGCTCTCGGATTACCACTGCACGTTGCTCCAGAATTACCTGTCAATCACAGTGATGAGGTGACTAAAATATTGACTGAGGAATTGAAGGAAATAACCGGTGGGTACCTTATACAGGAGTCAGACCCAGACGCAGCCGCAAATGAAATTATTAGCGCAATCGACCAGCGACGAGAAGTTCTGTTTGCTTCACCAGCAAGAGGTGACTGA
- a CDS encoding universal stress protein, protein MKENVLVAIDQSDPAWEALREACAWLNTDDLTVLHILDTGESSYGIEGGAADAWHAAKQAGADDLFERAEQIAAEYDVDIETAVEYGRPADAIIRYASEHDIDHIILGSHGRSGLSRMLLGSVAEEVVRNSPVSVTIARQTKEESTPD, encoded by the coding sequence ATGAAAGAGAACGTTTTGGTTGCCATTGACCAGTCCGATCCAGCATGGGAGGCTCTCCGAGAGGCCTGTGCATGGCTCAACACAGATGACTTAACTGTTCTTCATATCCTTGATACTGGAGAATCAAGTTATGGAATCGAAGGAGGCGCAGCAGATGCATGGCATGCTGCAAAACAGGCTGGGGCAGACGATCTATTTGAACGTGCAGAACAGATCGCTGCGGAGTACGATGTCGACATTGAAACTGCGGTTGAGTATGGCCGTCCGGCAGATGCTATCATCCGCTATGCCTCTGAGCATGATATTGATCATATTATATTGGGCAGCCATGGGAGATCAGGACTCTCTCGGATGTTGCTTGGTAGCGTTGCTGAAGAAGTGGTTCGTAATTCCCCTGTTTCGGTGACGATCGCTCGTCAAACTAAAGAAGAGTCAACCCCCGACTAA